TTTACCTAGTCACGTGCATAAGGCGCTTTCCACAATGCACAGTGCCGAGCAAAAACCGTTAGCCAAAGAAACTCTCAATATTTTATTACAAAATGCGTTCATTGCTTCAAATAAGCACATTCCACTGTGTCAGGATTGTGGTTCGGTTATTGTTTTTTTGGAGATAGGCACCGGCGTTAAAGTTGATGGCAACCCTGTGGATATTATTAACACTGCTGTAGCAGATAGCTACAAGAAACATTTTCTGCGGCCATCTATCGTTCAAGACCCGCTGTTTGATAGAATGAACACTGGAACCAATACTCCAGCATTTATTCATACCGAATTTGTTGATGGCAACGACGTAAAAATCACTGTATACTTAAAAGGTGGTGGTTCTGAAAATATGACTGCACTAAAAATGTTTACCCCAACAGTCCACATTGAAGAAATCATGAATTTTATAGTAACCACCCTACAAAAAGCAGGACCTAATCCCTGCCCACCCCTTTTTTTAGGAGTTGGCATTGGCGGTACTGCTGACGTTGCTGTGCTTAACGCTAAAAAAGCAGTGTTACGGACACAATCTCATCCAAAAAAAGAATATCAAAAACTTGAAGAAGAAATTCTTACACGGTGTAACAAAACGGGCATTGGTCCTTTAGGATTTGGTGGGAACAATACTGTTGCTATGGTCAGAATAATGGAAGCACCCACTCACATTGCAACACTACCAGTTGCACTCAATCTTAACTGCCATTCTTTACGGTTTGGGTGTGCCATTATATGAAAGCTATCGAAATA
Above is a genomic segment from Spirochaetota bacterium containing:
- a CDS encoding fumarate hydratase, whose protein sequence is MRIISQEELYSAVANLVVQANFNLPSHVHKALSTMHSAEQKPLAKETLNILLQNAFIASNKHIPLCQDCGSVIVFLEIGTGVKVDGNPVDIINTAVADSYKKHFLRPSIVQDPLFDRMNTGTNTPAFIHTEFVDGNDVKITVYLKGGGSENMTALKMFTPTVHIEEIMNFIVTTLQKAGPNPCPPLFLGVGIGGTADVAVLNAKKAVLRTQSHPKKEYQKLEEEILTRCNKTGIGPLGFGGNNTVAMVRIMEAPTHIATLPVALNLNCHSLRFGCAII